The DNA window AAGACGCGGGTTGAAGTGGCTCTTCTACTTTCAGGTCGACAACGTGCTGATCAAGATCTGCGACCCAGTGTTCCTCGGCTATCACCTGCGCGAGGGTGCAGAAGTGTCTGCCAAGGTGCTTCGGCGGCGCGATGGCCTGGAGAAGATGGGCATTGCCGGCAAAATCGATAGCAAACCTGTCGTGATCGAGTACAGCGACCTGCCGAAGAAGCGATTGGCCTCTCTGCTGCCGGACGGCAGCCTCCGTTACTGGGCCGGCAGCATCGCGATCCACGTGTTCAATGTCGAGCTGCTGCAGCGGCTGCAGGAATCGGGGTTCACTCTGCCGTACCACGTCGCGCACAAGAAGATCCCCCACCTCGATGGGGCGGGAAGGGTGGTGGAACCTGAGAAGGAGAACGGCTACAAATTCGAACAGTTCATCTTCGACGTGCTGCCCCAAGCCCGGAAGGTGGTGTTCATGGAGGTGGCCAGGGACGAAGAGTTCAGCGCGATCAAGTACTCAGAAGGCGCTGACTCGCCCGACACCGCTCGGAGGGACATGATTCGCCTGTGGGCTCGCTGGCTGGAGAAGGCAGGCTGCCGCGTGCCGCGCGGTGCCGACGGCGAGCCCAAGTATCCCATAGAAATCAGCCCGCTGCGCGCCTTGGATGCCGAGGAACTTGCTGCCAGTCTGTCTACGCCGCTTGCCATCGACGGACCGCTCAATTTGGAGACAGAAGAGACCACCCGTGAGCACTGACGCGGCCGCTTGAAAGGCCACCCTTTCCATGCATGGTCAGGCACACACATTCCGACGCAATAGGGGCCGCTGGCTAAGAGTGTTGGGAGTTGCCGTCGCGCTCTACGTCCTTTTCCTCGCTGTGGGGGGGCTCCTGCTTCGTGTTTTGGTGCCGGCGGACCGTCTGTCGCGGGCGGTACTAGCCACCCTTGAACACCGCCTCGGCCGTGAACTCTCCGTGGAAAGCATCCAGTTCGGCCTGTTCCGAGGCGTCACCCTGAAAGGGGTGCGCATGGCGACGCCCCTGGGCGGCGACAGCACCGCATTCCCAATCAAGAGCGCCAGTGCCGAGCGCTTTGTGCTCCACTACCGTCTGCGTTCGCTCTTCAGACGTCGCCTGGAGATTACCGAGATCGCTCTCCACAAACCGCGGCTTGAACTGTTTTTCTCTGGTCCTTCGCCTGCCGCGCCAGCCGCTGCACCTCCTCCCCAGGACTCGCTGCCGCGGGCGATATCCGTTCCGTTGAGTGTGACATTGCAACGCCTGGAAATCCGCGATGCCGACTGCATGGTCACCATCGCCAGCGACACATCACGTCTGGAATTCGGCCTCGCCGGGTTTACCTTTGTCGTGTCCACGCTCTATCTGCCGCGGGGCAAGGGTGAGGCCTGGCAGCAGGCAGCGGCTAAGGTAGCGCTCTCGTCCAATAAGGCTCCGGTCTATTTCCGGCAAGGCGTTGTAAGTGCACCTGGGCACACTGAGGTGAAGTGCCTCTTGGACCTGCAACTCGCCGCCGAGGCACGCGGGCTTTCGGACCTTGATGCAACGCTCCTCATCGCCGCGCACCAAGGGCAACTCCAGCTACCGGGCGGTCCAGCTTTCTCCAGTGCTCTGCCCTCTGTGGAAGTCAAAGCCGCGGTCCGCGGGAACATGCCGCAGGGGGAGTTTCTTGTGGAGAGGCTGACCCTTGGCCTTGGCGGGCAGACCCTTCTGGCATGCCGTGGGCAGCTCAGCCACCTCAATAGCCAGCCAAAGATGCGCGCGGAGGTGTTAGAAGGCGAGATCTCTTTGGGCAAGCTACTAGGCACGGCAAAGCCCCTCCTCGCCGAGACGCCATTCTCAGCCCTGCTGCCCGAGCGGCTCTCCGGGACGTTGTCCTTTTCCGGCACGAGCCTTGATTGGGCCTTTCCCTCTCCTTCTGGCGGAAGTTTTGTGAACGCAAATACCGCTGTGGATCTGCGCGATCTTTCGTTGGTCATGCGCGACGTGGCGACCGTGGAACGGCTCACGCTCGTCGCGCGAGGGGCCGCCACCGCCGACAGCGCTGGTCTGCGCAAGGGAGAAGCCTCTGCGTTGCTGGCCTTTGACCACGTGGCGTACAACTCACCAGCGCTCCCCATGACCGCCTCCGGGGGCAGGCTCGAGTTGAAGGCCCTCGCCCCTGAGAGACGGAGCTCGCTCATTACAGACGGCACGCTGAGGGTCGCCAGCCTCATGGGAGGAGAGTTGGAGGGCGAGGTGCATCTCTCCACAGGCCGGGCTGCTGCGGCCTGGCGCGGCGATGTGGAGATGGCTGTGCGTCACTTTCCCTTGGGGTCATTCACCGAAGGACAGGTGCACGGCAGCGTGAGCAGCTCCTTGGGTATGAGAGTGCGAGGGCTCAGCGACATCGGCCTGGAGCTCGCCGTCGGCGTTGACTCCTTGGCTGCTCTCTTGCAGGGCCGGGAGCAGGCCCTGCCGCCCTTGGAGCTCACCGCGCTGGGCAAGCTGCGCACCAATGTGCGTTTCGACACGCTGCTGCTGGACTCGTTGCTGCTGCAGGTTGCCGACATGGTTTCGGCGCGTGTGGCAGGAAGCTTTGCGCTCCAGGGACAGCGCTTCTCCCTTGCCTTGCAGGACCTGACGGTGAACCACCGCCCGCTGCCGCGCCTGCTTCCGGTTGAGCTTCGCGAGCAAATAGGAGTCGTCGCGCTTGAAGGTGCCACCCACGTGCGGGGCAGCGCTTCTGGCCAACTGGTCGCTGGCACACCTCGCGTCAATGCGCAAGCCTCCGTGAGCTCCTCCATCCGCGCCTCGCTGCCGGCGCTGGGGCTGCAGGTGTCGGGCACCAAGTTGGGTGCCGAACTCGCGATGACGTCTTCTCTTGCCCGGGCCACAATTGAAGCCCGCGTGGACACCTTGACCATAGCTCAGATGCGGGCAGCGCCCATCGTCGGCAGTGGCGCTCGTTTTGAGGTCTCCCTGCCAGAGCTGCAGAGCCTCGTGCTGACGCAGGGGGAAATCTGGGTGCCCGCCTTTGCCGCAAGAGCAGACCTTTCCGGCTGCATGACACCAGGCGCTGCAGGGCCATCAGGCGCAGTACAGGTAGCCTTCTCCGTGGAGGCCACCGATACCGTGCGCGTCACCGACACGGTGGGCTTGTTGGGCAGGCTGCTGGCCAAGGCAACCATGCGCATGGAGGGTTCGGTGGCAAGCGTGGAAGGCAACATCTCGATTCCAGGCCTTGCCGTGTATCTACCAGCCGGGACCTCGTTGAAGGGCATCCGGGCCTCAATCCCCTTTTCCCAGGCCTTTGACCTCGAGCGCATGGAGCTTGTGTCGTCGCCCGGGGAGCGGCACGCGTACTCGAGCCCGGCCGGCGCCTTTCCTGCGCTCTTCGCCAGACACTTTGCCGAGACCCTGCCCGAACAGGGCTGGCTGACCATCGATCGGCTATCCTTTGCCGGCTATGGGGCCAGCAACCTCCGCATGCAACTGTTTGTCGGCGGAGGCAAGCTCATGGTGCAGAGCATACTGCTGGATGCATACGACGGGAACTTTGGCGGAAGCTTGGCAGTAGAGTTTCCGGCCCTGGATTTGGCACGTGCCCAGTACAAGGTAGAAGGGCACCTGTCCGGACTGAATTCGGCCCTGCTGGCCGCAAGGACCGGGCAGTCGCCAGAAAAGGGGATCATCAACGCCAACTTCCGCTTTGCCGGCACCGGGTTAGATGTGCGGAGGGGAATAGAAGTGGAGGGGTTGTTTCGCATCACCGACATTGGGCCACGGGTGGCCGACAATCTGTTGCGCTCTCTGGACCCTCAAGGCCTGGATGCCGGCATTCGCAGTGCGCGTTTCTTCATCAACCACGGGTTCAAGCCGCGCGAGATATCCTTTGACCTGCGGCACGCCCACCTCTACCCCAGCATTCGCCTCTCGCAGCCCTGGTACTTCCCAGTGCGGGTGGGCGGTGGCAAAGTGGAGCTGGCGCGCATTCCGGTGGCCTTCTTCTTGCAGATGATCAAGCAGGAAGCTGTGCCGACGTACTGAAAGAACTCACTTCGGAAGGAGGACGGCCCATGGCACGACACATCGCAGCGGCAGTGCTGCTGGCTGGCATGGTAGTCGGGTGCAGCATCCGCGCACCTGA is part of the Calditrichota bacterium genome and encodes:
- a CDS encoding UDPGP type 1 family protein; this translates as MAQANYAELRQRFEHAGQGHVFRFWEELTLAEKEQLLAQAASIDLALMEDLWRRYILTPQNRFFEGELDEPDVIPVPRTPEQTAQAAQARLRGEEALRTGLVGVILVAGGQSSRLGRPHPKGLLPIGPLTGKTLYQFHAEKILAISRRVGKPIPWYIMTSETTHAETVAHFRENRFFGLPEDSVYFFQQNMIPAMDEQGKFFLEARHRIFVNPDGHGGLLKALSRSGALHDMQRRGLKWLFYFQVDNVLIKICDPVFLGYHLREGAEVSAKVLRRRDGLEKMGIAGKIDSKPVVIEYSDLPKKRLASLLPDGSLRYWAGSIAIHVFNVELLQRLQESGFTLPYHVAHKKIPHLDGAGRVVEPEKENGYKFEQFIFDVLPQARKVVFMEVARDEEFSAIKYSEGADSPDTARRDMIRLWARWLEKAGCRVPRGADGEPKYPIEISPLRALDAEELAASLSTPLAIDGPLNLETEETTREH